From a single Drosophila sulfurigaster albostrigata strain 15112-1811.04 chromosome 3, ASM2355843v2, whole genome shotgun sequence genomic region:
- the LOC133845877 gene encoding myophilin isoform X2, which yields MYQSKINSKYSEELAQESLEWIKAVTAEPINTSGDTDNFFEVLKDGVILCKLANALQPGCIKKVNESKMAFKCMENISAFLECAKNFGVPTQETFQSVDLWERQNLNSVVICLQSLGRKASNFNKPSIGPKEADKNVRNFSEEQLRAGQNVISLQYGSNKGATQSGINFGNTRHM from the exons ATGTACCAATCAAAG ATCAACTCAAAGTACAGCGAGGAGCTGGCTCAGGAGTCGCTGGAATGGATCAAGGCCGTGACCGCAGAGCCCATTAACACATCCGGTGATACGGACAATTTCTTTGAAGTGCTCAAGGATGGCGTGATCCTGTGCAAGCTGGCCAATGCTCTGCAGCCGGGCTGCATCAAGAAGGTCAACGAGAGCAAAATGGCCTTTAAGTGCATGGAGAACATCTCGGCATTCCTCGAGTGCGCCAAGAACTTTGGTGTGCCCACACAGGAGACATTCCAAAGCGTCGATCTCTGGGAGCGTCAGAATCTCAACTCTGTCGTCATCTGCTTGCAGTCGCTGGGCCGCAAG gCATCCAACTTCAATAAGCCATCGATTGGTCCCAAGGAGGCGGACAAGAATGTGCGCAACTTCAGCGAGGAGCAGCTGCGTGCCGGCCAGAATGTGATCTCTCTGCAGTATGGCTCCAACAAGGGCGCCACTCAGTCGGGCATCAACTTTGGCAACACCAGACACATGTAG
- the LOC133845877 gene encoding myophilin isoform X1, which translates to MSSNRAPKSGFAAEAQRKINSKYSEELAQESLEWIKAVTAEPINTSGDTDNFFEVLKDGVILCKLANALQPGCIKKVNESKMAFKCMENISAFLECAKNFGVPTQETFQSVDLWERQNLNSVVICLQSLGRKASNFNKPSIGPKEADKNVRNFSEEQLRAGQNVISLQYGSNKGATQSGINFGNTRHM; encoded by the exons ATCAACTCAAAGTACAGCGAGGAGCTGGCTCAGGAGTCGCTGGAATGGATCAAGGCCGTGACCGCAGAGCCCATTAACACATCCGGTGATACGGACAATTTCTTTGAAGTGCTCAAGGATGGCGTGATCCTGTGCAAGCTGGCCAATGCTCTGCAGCCGGGCTGCATCAAGAAGGTCAACGAGAGCAAAATGGCCTTTAAGTGCATGGAGAACATCTCGGCATTCCTCGAGTGCGCCAAGAACTTTGGTGTGCCCACACAGGAGACATTCCAAAGCGTCGATCTCTGGGAGCGTCAGAATCTCAACTCTGTCGTCATCTGCTTGCAGTCGCTGGGCCGCAAG gCATCCAACTTCAATAAGCCATCGATTGGTCCCAAGGAGGCGGACAAGAATGTGCGCAACTTCAGCGAGGAGCAGCTGCGTGCCGGCCAGAATGTGATCTCTCTGCAGTATGGCTCCAACAAGGGCGCCACTCAGTCGGGCATCAACTTTGGCAACACCAGACACATGTAG
- the LOC133845871 gene encoding zinc finger protein 667-like, giving the protein MDICRVCLNSTVTLVDIFAKREQVDQANPEPCLADMLNEIAVCHVKLDDTFPQHICLSCVLGAQNAWRFKNKCESSYKQLIAIKEQQQQKEQQLQQQQEQQLKAKEEIVCEESKVIEIKLEPLEVEKETTTQAITLKPYKCGMCSKAFADVTILRVHKKWHAEIRSKAQAAVAQVTRKPIEKLQKTVKTKKKEIKKFRKRTADTSDRPFKCTECNQGFFKNLHLTRHMRIHTGECPYECPYCSEAFYRSDYRKRHIEYEHRVTDPAPKLRSRRASK; this is encoded by the exons atGGATATTTGCCGGGTTTGTCTCAACAGCACAGTTACGCTTGTGGACATATTTGCCAAGCGTGAGCAAGTCGATCAGGCCAATCCGGAGCCCTGCCTGGCGGATATGCTCAACGAGATCGCCGTGTGTCACGTTAAGCTCGACGATACATTTCCGCAACACATTTGCCTCAGCTGCGTGCTGGGCGCTCAAAATGCCTGGCgattcaaaaacaaatgcgaatCCAGCTACAAACAGTTAATAGCAATtaaggagcagcagcaacaaaaagaacaacaactacagcaacagcaggagcaacaaTTGAAAGCCAAAGAAGAAATTGTGTGTGAAGAAAGTAAAGTCATTGAAATCAAGCTGGAACCGCTTGAAGTGGAAAAGGAAACAACAACCCAAGCGATTACCTTAAAGCCCTACAAATGTGGCATGTGCAGCAAAGCATTTGCTGATGTCACCATATTGCGAGTGCACAAGAA GTGGCATGCAGAGATCCGGAGTAAAGCACAAGCGGCCGTGGCACAAGTGACGCGAAAACCAATTGAGAAACTACAGAAAACAgtcaaaaccaaaaagaaggAGATAAAAAAGTTTCGCAAGAGAACTGCGGATACTTCAGATCGACCATTTAAGTGCACCGAATGCAATCAAGGCTTTTTCAAGAATTTACACTTAACGCGGCATATGCGAATACATACCGGGGAATGTCCCTACGAATGTCCTTATTGTTCCGAGGCCTTTTACAGAAGCGACTATCGTAAAAGGCACATCGAGTATGAGCACAGAGTGACCGATCCTGCACCCAAACT AAGGTCAAGGCGGGCGTCAAAGTGA
- the LOC133845874 gene encoding LOW QUALITY PROTEIN: polycomb group RING finger protein 3 (The sequence of the model RefSeq protein was modified relative to this genomic sequence to represent the inferred CDS: deleted 1 base in 1 codon), whose amino-acid sequence MERRVKLKTINPHITCKICGGYFIDATTVTECLHTFCKSCLVKHLEEKKTCPTCDNIIHQSHPLQYISFDRTMQDIVYKLVPKLQEDESRRERDFYKSRNMPCPKDITQNHEDDNEKVMEAHAESDFHRLDEQVNVCLECISNNFKNLQRRFIRCSSQATITHLKKLVAKKILNGIEKYREIDILCNEELLGKDHTLKFVYVTRWRFRDPPLRLQFRPRVEL is encoded by the exons atgGAGCGGCGagtcaaattaaaaacaattaatccACACATCACATGCAAAATATGCGGCGGTTATTTCATCGATGCGACAACAGTGACCGAGTGTCTGCACACAT TTTGCAAGAGCTGTCTGGTCAAGCATCTGGAGGAGAAGAAAACATGCCCCACCTGCGACAACATCATACATCAGTCACACCCGCTGCAATACATCAGTTTCGATCGCACCATGCAGGACATTGTGTACAAATTGGTGCCGAAGCTGCAAGAGG ATGAATCGCGTAGGGAGCGCGACTTTTACAAGAGCCGCAACATGCCGTGCCCGAAGGATATTACGCAAAACCATGAGGATGACAACGAGAAGGTGATGGAGGCGCATGCCGAATCCGATTTCCATCGCTTGGATGAACAGGTCAATGTGTGCCTCGAGTGCATAAGCAATAACTTTAAGAATCTGCAGCGACGTTTCATACGCTGCAGCTCGCAGGCGACGATCACGCATCTCAAGAAGCTCGTCGCC AAAAAGATACTCAACGGCATTGAAAAGTATCGTGAA aTCGATATACTGTGTAATGAGGAGTTGTTGGGCAAGGATCACACACTGAAATTCGTCTATGTGACGCGTTGGCGTTTTCGAGATCCTCCATTACGTTTGCAGTTTCGTCCGCGTGTCGAGCTTTAA
- the LOC133845873 gene encoding dihydropteridine reductase — MSAGRVVVYGGKGALGSACVDHFKSKNFWVGSIDLSENDKADVSVVVPRDASWEEQESSVIGKVAESLAGNKLDAVICVAGGWAGGNAKKDLAKNADLMWRQSVWSSSISAALAAQHLKDGGLLALTGAKPALEGTPGMIGYGMAKAAVHQLTRSLAGKDSGLPNDALVVSILPVTLDTPMNRKWMPKADFGSWTPLTEVAQLFNKWTLNEERPKSGALLQLITKDGVTELIAAE, encoded by the exons ATGTCCGCGGGTCGCGTCGTCGTCTATGGAGGCAAGGGAGCATTGGGCTCTGCTTGCGTTGATCACTTTAAGTCCAAAAACTTT TGGGTCGGCAGCATTGACTTGAGTGAAAACGACAAGGCCGATGTCAGTGTTGTGGTGCCACGCGATGCCAGTTGGGAGGAGCAGGAGAGCTCAGTGATTGGCAAAGTGGCCGAATCTCTGGCCGGCAACAAACTGGACGCTGTCATCTGTGTGGCCGGCGGTTGGGCAGGTGGCAATGCCAAGAAAG ATCTCGCCAAGAATGCTGATTTGATGTGGCGCCAGAGCGTCTGGAGCTCGAGCATTTCCGCTGCCTTGGCTGCACAGCATCTCAAGGATGGCGGTCTGTTGGCTTTGACGGGCGCCAAGCCAGCCTTGGAGGGCACACCTGGCATGATTGGCTACGGCATGGCCAAGGCTGCAGTGCATCAGTTGACACGCTCGCTGGCTGGCAAGGATTCGGGTTTGCCCAACGATGCGTTGGTTGTTTCCATTTTGCCTGTCACACTGGATACTCCCATGAACCGCAAATGGATGCCCAAAGCGGACTTTGGCAGCTGGACACCGCTCACCGAGGTGGCGCAATTGTTTAACAAGTGGACACTCAATGAGGAGCGTCCCAAGTCCGGTGCATTGCTGCAGTTGATCACCAAGGATGGCGTCACAGAGCTGATAGCAGCCGAATAG
- the LOC133845872 gene encoding vesicle transport protein USE1, whose protein sequence is MATKLNVNIRTLLTNCEDLAKSESNFWRLQKFLKSLDTMIAELAAMDDPQSASRIPGYQERLENLKQLTGYTSKPATGGGGGNGEIALQEMRQLQNTAKHNEIRKDLLQDGDTLRRRRGNEEATTTAGAAGAAGAVETPGGSSMNEAVKYYNNAQEKITEHMLSLTRNLKEQTETANRIIRRDTEVVSKSTGMADRNINSLGKEAEKLEQHSRKAYKCWLWLMIVFVIVVFIGMVLFMKIMKKKKT, encoded by the exons atggcaacaaaattgaatgtaAACATACGAACGCTGCTCACCAACTGTGAGGATCTGgccaaaagcgaaagcaaCTTTTGGCGCCTGCAAAAGTTCCTTAAATCGTTAGACACAATGATTGCCGAGCTGGCGGCAATGGATGA TCCACAAAGTGCGAGTCGCATACCCGGCTACCAAGAACGTTTGGAGAACCTCAAACAGCTGACTGGCTATACAAGTAAACCGGCAACTGGAGGAGGTGGAGGCAATGGGGAGATTGCGTTGCAGGAGATGCGGCAATTGCAGAACACGGCCAAACACAATGAGATACGCAAGGACTTGTTGCAAG ATGGAGACACATTGCGCCGTCGACGTGGCAACGAAgaggcaacaacgacagcaggtGCTGCTGGGGCAGCTGGAGCGGTGGAAACTCCCGGCGGCAGCAGCATGAACGAGGCTGTCAAGTATTATAATAATGCGCAGGAAAAGATTACGGAGCATATGCTGTCGTTGACACGCAATCTCAAGGAGCAAACAGAGACGGCAAATCGCATCATCAGGCGAGACACTGAAGTGGTCTCGAAATCTACAGGAATGGCGGATCGCAACATCAATTCGCTGGGCAAAGAGGCCGAGAAGTTGGAGCAGCATTCACGCAAAGCCTACAAATGTTGGCTCTGGTTAATGATTGTGTTTGTCATTGTAGTGTTTATCG GCATGGTGCTGTTCATGAAGAttatgaagaagaaaaagacgTGA